In Nostoc sp. UHCC 0926, a single genomic region encodes these proteins:
- a CDS encoding Mini-ribonuclease 3 translates to MKSQEEELLDGQDETPKQSLSWTQALLATTGLFQQISLSQVQQISPTALAYLGDAIYELYVRMFYLLPLQRSGIYHSLVVEQVRAETQALHLRSLIPHLRDTELEIVRRGRNAATGRPKRLNPEIYQQATSLETLIGYLYLTDYQRLTELLQILHVEKE, encoded by the coding sequence GTGAAGTCACAGGAGGAAGAGCTATTAGATGGACAAGATGAAACTCCCAAACAGAGTTTATCTTGGACTCAAGCACTCTTGGCAACCACAGGGCTATTCCAACAGATTTCCCTTTCACAAGTACAACAAATTTCTCCTACTGCTTTAGCATATTTGGGGGATGCAATTTATGAGTTGTATGTTAGAATGTTCTATCTGCTGCCATTGCAGCGGTCAGGAATTTACCATAGTCTGGTAGTGGAGCAGGTAAGAGCGGAAACACAAGCGCTACATTTGCGATCGCTGATTCCTCATCTAAGAGACACTGAATTAGAAATTGTCCGACGGGGTAGAAACGCCGCTACAGGACGCCCAAAGCGACTTAATCCCGAAATTTATCAACAGGCAACTAGTCTAGAAACCTTAATTGGCTACTTATATCTCACCGATTACCAGCGTCTAACCGAACTGTTGCAAATACTTCATGTA